A single Candoia aspera isolate rCanAsp1 chromosome 9, rCanAsp1.hap2, whole genome shotgun sequence DNA region contains:
- the STAR gene encoding steroidogenic acute regulatory protein, mitochondrial yields the protein MLPATFKLCAGISYRHLHNMTGLKRQAAVAIVQELKKVAFSRPGPTQWINNLHRRSSLLGSRLEENPFSDMEMSYIKQGEEALQKSLNILGEKNGWKTEAVMDNGDKVLSKVLPDVGKVFQLEVVVDQPLDCVYDELVDKMEQMGDWNPNIKEIKILQKIGKDIVITHETSAATPGNIVGPRDFVSVRCSRRRGSTCLLAGMSTTYAAMPEQKGVIRAENGPTCMVLRPVLGDPSQTKLTWLLSIDLKGWLPKTLINQVLSQTQMDFANHLRNRLTKSVSAQAIRY from the exons ATGCTGCCAGCAACATTCAAGCTTTGTGCCGGCATTTCCTACAGACATTTGCACAACATGACAG GTTTGAAGAGACAAGCAGCTGTTGCCATTGTCCAGGAGCTGAAGAAAGTAGCATTTTCCAGGCCTGGTCCTACCCAGTGGATCAACAACTTACACAGAAGGAGTTCTCTACTAG GTTCTAGGCTGGAAGAGAACCCTTTCAGTGATATGGAGATGTCATACATCAAGCAAGGAGAGGAAGCTCTTCAGAAGTCTCTGAATATTCTTGGAGAAAAAAACGGCTGGAAAACAGAGGCAGTGATG GACAATGGTGACAAGGTCTTGAGCAAAGTGCTGCCTGATGTGGGGAAGGTTTTCCAGCTTGAGGTGGTGGTTGATCAACCCCTGGATTGTGTCTATGATGAGTTAGTGGACAAGATGGAGCAGATGGGAGATTGGAATCCAAATATTAAAGAAATCAAG ATTCTCCAGAAGATTGGCAAAGATATCGTAATCACTCATGAAACCTCTGCAGCAACCCCTGGCAACATAGTTGGTCCAAGAGACTTCGTCAGCGTCCGTTGTTCCAGGAGGCGTGGTTCTACATGCCTGTTAGCTGGCATGTCAACCACCTACGCGGCCATGCCAGAACAAAAAGGAGTTATCAG aGCTGAGAACGGTCCCACATGCATGGTTCTTCGTCCAGTCCTAGGAGATCCCTCACAAACCAAGTTAACATGGCTTCTCAGCATTGATTTAAAG GGATGGCTTCCGAAGACACTAATCAACCAAGTTCTTTCGCAAACCCAAATGGATTTTGCTAACCATCTCCGCAATCGTTTGACCAAATCTGTATCTGCGCAGGCCATCAGATACTGA